The following proteins are co-located in the Tachysurus vachellii isolate PV-2020 chromosome 17, HZAU_Pvac_v1, whole genome shotgun sequence genome:
- the LOC132860410 gene encoding zinc finger matrin-type protein 2-like, with the protein MQHHQAQNDFQRKWDKDEYEQLAQKRITEEREKKNGKPVPQVKLALLQHRDYEVDLESKVGRTSFITKTTPQAEMGGHYCNVCDCVVKDSINFLDHINGRKHQRNLGMSMRVERSTLDQVKKRFEVNKKKLEEKKKKDFEERMKELQEEEEKAKVYKREKRKEYMKRRREKERKQIAEDHLYFEADEEVVAVMGFSKFSSSKKPH; encoded by the exons GCACAGAATGATTTTCAGCGCAAGTGGGACAAGGATGAGTATGAACAATTGGCTCAAAAGCGAATcacagaggaaagagagaaaaaaaatg GCAAACCCGTACCACAGGTCAAACTAGCGCTCCTCCAGCACAGAGACTACGAGGTGGATTTGGAGTCTAAGGTTGGAAGGACCAGCTTCATCACAAAGACCACACCACAGGCTGAGATGGGAGG GCACTACTGCAACGTTTGTGATTGTGTTGTGAAAGACTCCATCAACTTTCTGGATCATATCAATGGCAGGAAGC ACCAGAGGAACCTGGGAATGTCAATGAGAGTGGAACGCTCCACGTTGGACCAGGTTAAAAAACGTTTTGAGGTGAACAAAAAgaaactggaagaaaaaaaaaagaaagattttgaAGAGCGAATGAAGGAATTGCAAGAAGAG GAGGAAAAGGCAAAAGTGTACAAAAGGGAGAAGCGAAAAGAATAtatgaagagaagaagagaaaaagagaggaaacaaatagcAGAAGACCACCTTTATTTTGAAGCAGATGAGGAAGTGGTTGCTGTAATGGGATTCTCAAAATTCAGTTCCTCCAAAAAGCCCCATTGA